The genomic region ttcacaaatttgaaATATTAAGTAGATACAATGTGAGATATCTGGATGATACCTCCAACTGGAACTGGGTTTTTGTCCAATTCCTTAGAAATCCCTAGGGTTTATGTCCTTAGGCTTTCAGACGCTGTAAAACAAGCTCCTCTAGAAGTGCTCCAGATAGAATATATTTTTCCAAAAGATTGAATGAATTCCTTCACCacctttttataataatttttgataaccattttattttaatatttaagtcATAAGTgactttattaatattttatttttgatttcaGATAtcactttaatttaaataattaaaaattaaattgtaTCTGCCTTAAATAGTTtaatataacataataaataaattatttaattttacatGGCTGCCAAAAATGGGACTTATCTGAATTTGACAGGAAAAAACTATTTCTTAACAGGACAGCTTAACAATACAATCTAATATAGTTGCAAAGTGGGAACTATTGTCAAGAAGTCTCCAAAAAATTTCAGATGGCAACTGATCTCATTGCCAGAGTATTTCAATGCTCTAAAATTCCCCGGGTCCCAAAATATGCCTCTAATCTTTCCAAATTTTGTGGCATCAGCAAGCTCAGCACCCGCATGCAGGCAATGCCAATGTCACCACAGTTACTTCACAAATGGTTTACTACCCTGATTAACCACTTAATATCAATAATGTCTATCTTATGTAGCATTACTTCAGCAGGTTAATGTGAGTGATATAATATTTCTGCAAAATGTAATTCAGAAAGGCCTTGTTTTAGGTCTTCCACAATAAAATATTACAAGTAAAAGAAAGACAATCTAATCCTCAAAATGAGTTTCTGATGAAATGCGGAAGGTTGCATCGATGAGCAGTTCTCTACAGTTTTCAATGTTTCAAGACAGGTTGAAGAGGAGTATGTCCACATGGTCAATATGACTTGTTTATGTGTCTTACATCTGACCATGTTGACATTTCGTTCTTTCATCTTTAGCTAACATGGTCTAAAACTTTGGTTTCACTTTTGGTATTTTTCTAAGAAAATTTATTGTTTTGTGCATTTGGCTAATTTCTGTCTTTGCATGGAGACCTCAAATCCATTTCAGATTGATGATCTTCTGCTTATATGCTTTCCTACAGGTTACAGGGGATTGCAAAGTTAATTTCAAGAATACCGACTTTTAGGCGTCGATTTCAGAATGTAGTGAGGACTTTAAATGTGGAAGCACAGTCGAGGGCAAGCAGCAGTATACACAGCTCAATATCAATTCGAGAGAGCAGcatttctaattccaatttgaAACCTGGGAATTATATAGGTAcattataatttattcacccaaAGATCAAGACTAAGTAAAAGCTCTATTTTGGAGAGGAACCACAATCTGATGAGCTATAAGACTGGTGACATTTAGAATGACCTTATAAATTGTTGTAACTTTAGTTTCCTTGATTCCAACTTAATTATGTATGTCAATAAACAGTAAAAGTTTTTATAACAGAGTAACTATATGTTCTTGGACGGATTAAATAATTTAGCTGTTATAAATAGCAAGTACACTAGTTGGATAGGTGGACCGTGGACCAGCCAAGCATGTAGCCTAAAGTTTTCCTTTGCAGATTTACAGATATTTGTGAGATCGCAGAAAGTCTAAAGTGTCATTTTCTTACAATATCATTGAATTTTGTgggaaagaacctgatgcttgtgATGGTAAACACACTTGTGAACACTATTTTTCTTCTGAGTGAAGAACATTTGATGCTGAAACATGTCATTCCAAAAAATTAATTCACAATATGCAACCCATACATTATTGTGAACCATCTCAATGCAAACTTTTCTTGCTATATGTTTCCCAGAAGAGACATTCTTGGATAGCATGTAAATGGAGAAGGGTCAGTCATGTCAGGGATGAAGTAAATGCCTGAAAGATACACATGTATATTAATTTCTTTACTTGGTTGTCTGTTATGAATTTTAATAATGTTAAGCAATATCACAATTAGATTCATTTGGTGTTATGAGAGGTCAAAAGGGCTATTTTGGCCTTCCAAATTCTTTGTttcaaatctcttaaaacttttggTTGTATCGAAAGGTATGATGTTTATTCGAATTATAAAGCTGAACTTACATAGTTTGATTAAGCATTCTAGACTGCCTATATATATATAGCATTCCAGACAGCCTGGTTATAGCTATACATATATGATACATTTCTTTGTTTTTTCCAATAAGTACTAACCTTGGTGATGATCTTTTAAACAGTAATGCAGAGAACAACATGCCTAAAATTGTCCATAGTTATCCACCACCTTGTTATTGGGAAACAAGGTAAGGAAGGTACACTTGAAGTGTTCCAAAACTTTTTGTTGTCTTCTTGAGTCATATAGCTGCACGTCTCTTTATTTACAGTCTACATAAGGTTTAAAGAAACCAAGGGGAAAACCATTGGACTAAACACTTAATCCTTTTTCTTGCCGATGAAGACACTTAAGGTTTCCTCTTCAGAGATGGGGGATAAAAGTTTGAGTTCTGTTCTACTGAGATATGAGGAGGAATATTTTCTATAACTGTCCAACCTTCATTTTTGTCTATAATGTATGTACTCAACAACCACTAAAAGGAGCTCAGAGCTTCATTTAGAATTTCTAGCTTTCAGTTTTAAATTGACACCCGTCTAcacttgtgaaatgtttaagttAGAAAGCCAAGCGTTATCCTCGCTGGACGGTGGTGGAAGAGGGAAAGATTCGTTTCTCTGTCCTGAAGGTATTAATCACAACATCTGAATCTTCAAAGAAACGTAACTGAGAAAGATCCCTGTATAGATCATTTACTCAAACACGGCACTAAACATAGACCTCAAATTGAATCATATTATTATTATAGCAGCTGCAATCGTAATAGTATTCTATCAGCTATTCCCATTTCATTCTCTCTGCTACATCAATCTAGGGTCGTTGCTGCTGAGCTTGGGGTAGACACTGTGcatcattatttcttgcatacatgCAGGTAATATCATTTCTTGCCCACCCAATTCATTCTATAGTCAGGGtaataatttgttgatgattcaTACTAGGCAGGGTATTCCCTGTTAATTTAAAACGAGCAGAGAAAACATAtataatcaacacaaaacacagcAGAAAGAAAATCACACACAACAAGGACACGAGACACACGAGATTTATAGTGGTGCACCATAAAGGCTATGTTCACTCCCAAGCAGGGATAACTTGTATTAATCAATATCCAATCTATATcatacatgggctgcacacagccatttatataaTCGTATTCAGCTATGAAACAAATAGCTAGGAGAAGGCGAAAGGTCATCTGGctattgggcttcacattcccaacaatctcccccgtgaaggccAACCGGTACAGCCATGCACAACCACATCTCTGCTTCCATTCCAAAACTCACATTACACCAGACCCATCAAAGATTTTAATTTCACTAGAGACTGTTCTCGAACACTGTGAATAAGCCTTCTCCACAGCAGGCCAGAATTTATAATTCTCTTGTCAAAGCCATCATCAAATGCTACCTTTCCAGCACAAACATGTACAATAATCCACAATGGGGAACACCACTTTCTGCATATTCAAGGTATACTCCATCCATAACATCCATAAATCCTACAAGGTAGCACTTATGATTTCTGCCTTTTCCATCAACAACAATGTCTTCACCTAGCAGCAATTGAGCCAACCTTTCTCTCAAAAATTCAATATCTAATAAATCATTTTAAGGCTTGTCATTTTTTTTCTTCCCATACGATTTCACATTCTTCGCTGGTTTGATTGAACTGACACTTACTATAGAGTTCCATGGTGTGGCTTTTGCAAATAGCACAATTCTCAGTGATCACATCCTCCAATACAAGCTTCCACCATGACGACACAAGAATGCCTCCCTCACTTCGAGTCGTGCCCTCATTTTATTCCCCGCAGTCTATGCCCAATTGAACATATTCATCGCTTACTCTGCCGATGCCCTCTTTCACCCTCTCCACGCACAAACACAACGAATTCTTCTTCATCCCTGCAGCATTTGCAGCGGCGGCATTAGGAACAATGTTTGTCAGGGGAGAAACAGACTGTACCCCATTAACATCAACTGCAGCTTCCTCAACCAAGTTGGCACTATCATCGTTGGAACTAGCCAGGGAAAACAAAATTCCTCCGCTACAAATTCTCAGATCATTTCCTGACCCTTTCGCTTCCTCCGATCTCACAACTTCTTCCATCACTGAACTGTACGCTGCTTCTTCCAGAAAGGTAATGGTGGTGTCTGAATCAATGAGAAAACTGCCACTATTTGAAACAAGCCATAAAACTTTCTTAATGACATTTAAGTTGCCTAGAATCTGTAAAATCATTTCCATGGGATCAACACATTTTGGATTCTGGTCTTTGGGGAAAATCCTAATTTGTGCCTTGCTCTCTCTCGACTCCCTTTCCATGGGAATTCGAATATCCACAATCTCTACTGCCTCTCGATTCTCGCAGGTTCCGACATCAAGTGGGATGGTTGTCTCTGTTCCACCCGAAACTCTATCAATGGAGTCTAGCAAAGTGCCATGCTCCTACTCCTGGGGAAAATCTCTTTCTGTATTGTGGTATACCACCCCAGACCTGAAATTTGGTATGGTAATTCTGATTTTTCTTGAATCTCTGCGTTTTTgagttttttctatttttttatttttatgacatGAAAGCTATGCAAAAGAAATTAACAATAACTGAAAGAGATATACAGAAAAATCTTAAAGCTTGTACtggaaattaaataaatcattttcaatatttcattgcaAAAAATAGATCAGATCTGTATATAGCAAGACTGGGTCGATTTGTCTTTATCCTGTGACTGTCTACTGTTGCCTCCACTGTTGAAACTGAGCGCTTGGGTTTTTTGTGGACACCAAACTGTATAGTTAATGTAGTGATGTGGCTGATCTGAAATGTACACGCCCAGAAGACAAGTGCATAAAATACAGATCTGAATCTCTAGAATCCTCTTGTATGCTGCTGCGGAATGAACGCTCAGCTATGATGGGAATGTGACCTCAGCCTGTAACCGTACGGCTGCTTCTAATTGGCTTAGAACTTGATTTGAAATGCTGCCTAGTACAAGATTTGCAATCTGATTTGTTGTTGTCTTGTCACCAGGAGAGATGGGGTTTTGTCCAACTCTTAGGGAGGGGTCCTATGGAGGGGGTTTAAGCTCTATTTTGAAGGAAGAGGCGGTCccatgaaaaaaaatattttttggctaCGGGATTAAttagaatcttttcctaaaaaatagagccccTACCTTTTAGGCTTGAAAATCTAAGCTGGTGAAAATGGGGTGGGgatagaaattgccccaccagcttaggAATGTATTATGCCATTTGTCAATTacataaattttataaaaaaaactaaatttgTTTACTACCAATTTActtaaatttaggagtttaaacttTAAACTTAAGTTAATCTGAACTACAAAGCTCATGACATCGTTAAATTTTTAAGCTGAAGTGCaaaacaaaattcatgggaccgccaactttaaaatattcctaaaaaagctCAACAGctccagctctattttttaggaagctcccctccatgggaccccaccCTTAATTCCTCCAAGAGTTATCGTTCCTGGAAGTCACTGCTGTAGAAAACTCCTCTCAGAGCTCCTCCACCAAAATGATCGAGTAGAAATGAACTGAATGAATGGAAAAATGGCACCCAATTTCTCCTTTATTCATTTCTTTTTCCCTCCAAAGGAGGTTCGAACTTTCCCTCCTTgcattgttttaatttattttattttattttaataaacttAAACAATGTTTATTAATAAATTTCCCTCCATAATGGATTGATGCAACTTGAGGGGTGTTTATTCATAAAAAGGGGGCCAAATGTGTTAAGTTATAACACATGAATTGCCACGCCTACGGAAGAGGGCCCAAGGCTTATTTTGATTTATTATAAACATGAGTGATTACATTAATcacttaattaataaattattgaaaTCAAACTtagtaaataattaaattatttccaATTTATTCCAAACTTGCTCATCTGGACTCCGTTTCGAGTTCTGTTTGAAGACACTTGTCCATTGATGCCGCCTGTCCATTGTGAGCTAACTAGTCGTgccctcctaaaatttaggaactgTGCCAAAAGTTCCTCAAATAGTCTCGGGGTCTCCTTATGTGTCCTAGACAACTCTCAATCCATCCGTAAAAAATAGGTAcccctcctaaaatttaggagactATCCCAAATTAACCAAAGTGGCCCACAAAGCCCTGAAGTGTCTGTCTAAGCCCTTGAATGGGCCCCCTACACAATCTGTTAGCCTATGGGAACAAATAATAGGCCAACCTCCAACTACCATTTGGTTTGTCTAAAGAGGgaacattacagtcctccctccccaagattgcttgtccttaaGCAACCTCAATGCTGGGTGCTGCAAAATTTGCTCACTCTCCCATGTCGCATCCTCTgttggttgatctttccacttcATTAGATACTCCCTAATAACCCTCTTCTTCAATCCCCTCTCATCGCCATCAACAATAGCCTCAGGGACTAAAATCAATTTCCCCTCCTCATCAAGGGATGGTAGCACTGTAGAAGGTATCACATTATGTCCAATCGCCTTCTTGAGGCAAGACAGATGGAAAACATTATGTACTAGACTATCAACTGGTAACTCCAACTCGTAAGCCACCTCACCAATATGCTTAATAACCCTGAATGGTCCATAATGTCGTGGCTTGAGTTTCTTGGCGCCACTCTTCCTGAGAGTGGACTGTTTGTAGGGTTGCAACATAAGATGCACCATATTACCCACCTCAAATGAATGCTCCACTTGTCTCTGATCAACATACTACTTCTGTTAATTTTGTGCCCTTTGAAAATTTTTCTTCAAAGACTTCATAATGCCTCGACTCTGGCTCTCGGCACTCTACTATCTCCTAGTAACAAATCCAAAAAGTTAGGTGCGTCATACCCATACAGCGCCATAAATGGTGTCATCCAGATAGACATGTGGTAATTGATGTTGTAACAGTATTCACACAAATGTAACCACTTAACCCATGTCTTTTGTTGCCCCACTATGTAGTTCTTGGGGTAACCTTTCACCCACTTAGTAACAATCTATGTTTGTATgtctgtctgtggatggtaactAGTGCTCGAAGTAAGCTCTGTCCCACTGAGTCTAAATAACTCCTGCCAGAAATGACTCATGAACTTGCTGTCCCGATCACTGACTATTCTCCGAGGCAACCCATGGAGTCTGAATACCTCTCTGAAGAACAAGTTTGCAACTTGTACTGTTGTGTATGTGGTGGCAATTACAAAAAAATGAGCAAATTTTGTCAACCTGTCCACCACCACAAAAATACAGTACCTACTCTGAGATTTGTGCAAGCTcgtgatgaaatccatagaaatacactcccacttcctatcaggaatGGGTAGGGGCTGCAACAATCATGTTGGAAAGGAATGTTCTTGCTTGTTTTGCTGACAAATAAGGCACTCTCTGACATACTGAAAGACCTCGGTCTTGAGTCCTTTCCAAGTGAAACATTCCCAAATCTGCCTATAAGTTTTGTAGTATCCTGGGTGCCCTGCCATGTGGACGTCATGAAAGGCCCTCAaaattttcctcttcatctttgacTTGAGTACTAGCAATATCCTCCCCTTGTAAATGATGAGCTCATTTACAACGATGTACCTGCCATCCTGTATTGATCCATCAACAATGCTAGCTGCCCAAGTGTCCTTCGCATACTCGGTAGAAATTAACCCACACCAATCATCCCTAATCTCACCAATAACACCTAAATGAAGCCTCCTTTATAGGGCATTAGCAACTATGTTCCTCTTCCCTttgacatactcgatgtcaaagtCGTAATCCTGCAATTTACCAACCCACTTTTGTTGCCTATCATTGTGGTCTCCTTGATTTAAGAAATGCTTCAAGCTATTATGATCCCTTCTAACAACAAATTTGCTGCCCACAAGATACTGCTTGAACTTTGCCAATGCATGCATGATGGCTAACATATCCTTATCATATATGTTGTAACTCTTCTCCATACCCTTCAATTTCCTGCTCTTGAAGGCAATCGGGTGCTTATCATGCATCAACATTGCTCCAATACCCTCACTCAAAGCATCACACTGTAGCTCAAATGGCCTAGTGAAATCTGGTATAGCGAGAATTGGGCATGAACTTATTAACTGCTTGGACTTATCGAAACATTGTTGTGTCTTATCTGACCAACGAAACTCCCCCTTCTTCGTCAAGTCTGTTAGTGGTGCCAACTGCTGTGAAAAACCCTTAACGAAGCATCGGTAGAGGCCGCAAAGCccaaagaaccccttaagttgTGTAAGGTTCTTGGGTGGAGGCCAATCAATGATAGCCCAGATCCTCTTCGGATCAACTCTGACACCCTCTGCGTTGATGATATGCCCCAAATAGAGTAGCTCTGTCATCTCAAACCCGCACTTGGAAtccttggcatacaaggactccCTCTCTAAAATGTTTAACAACTCCTCCAAGTATCTCAAATGCTCTCCCCAAGACCGACTGAATACCATGATATCAtcgaagaagatcaacacaaaacttcaCAATTGATGTTGAAACACTTTGTTCATACAAGATTGAAATGTAGCAGGTGCATTGGTTaggccaaatggcataaccagGAACTCAAAATTCCTGTAGTGACatctaaatgttgtcttctccaCATCCTCCTCTCATCCATATCTGATGGTATCCAAACTTCAAGTCGATCTTAGAGAAGTAACAAGCCCtgtgcaactcatcaatcaactcatctatACGAGGTATGGGGTATTTGTTCTTAATTGTCTTTTTGTTCAAAGCATATTATTATATGCACATGCAtagagtcccatccttcttcaCTAACACAACCATAGATGCAAATGGGCTCTTATTGGGTCTAATGTGTCCTATATCAAACAACTCCTTTATTGTCTTCTCTATCTCATATTTGAGTTGTCTGGGGTGATGATGACAGGTTTTGCACCCTCCTCCAACTTGATGTGCTCAATTCCCCTGTCTGGTAGCCTCCCTGGTGGAATGTCACTGAACACCTTTCTGCATTTAGTCAATATCTCCTGTATCTGTGGAGGATAATCCTTCTTTTGTTGCTCaactgttgtaggcatcaacacacactctgctgcccactctatCTGCTCATGTCAAATCAACCTCTCCATTCTTCTCAAGGACACTGTGAGTATGCTGCTATCTGTCATAACCCTCATCGCATGCTTCCTCCCATCTACCTCAAACCTCATCTCCATGATGTGCACGTTGAGGTGGAACTCCTCAATCATGTGAAGCCATTTCATGGATGACATCCATTTCCCCCAAACCAACCACATAGTAATTGGCCTTAAACTCATAGTCATTCAACCTCAAGGGAAGGTTGAGAACCCTCATGGTACATGTGAGGATGAAACCATCTGCCACTCACTCTGAACCCCTCGAACTCCTCTGTCTAAATACCACGCCTGGCCACGAGTCCCTCATCAAAGAAATTATGAGTAGCCCCTATGTCCAATAAGGTGATCACTCACTGCCCTGCTAAGACCCCTCTTATCCTGAATGATCCCTCTCTATGAATGCTAGAGAGGCGTGCCATGGGTGTCTCATCATCCTTCCCCTTTTCTGAACCTTCTGATGCAGTATCCCCTCCACTGTTACCATGCTCAGTCTGTTGGTTTGAATTTTCAGAACTTGCATAATCTCCTGATAGGTACTCTAACTTGTTTGCTTTCTCTTTTGGAGCACACTTATGCTTGGAGTCCCATGGTTCCTTGCATTTGAAGCACAAATTTCCACGTCTCAAGTCATTCAGGGACTCATCGTTAAGTTTTTGAAATAGCTTCTTTTGTTGTTATGTAGTTTTATGAAAGGGTTTCTTTTCCTTACTGTTTGGAAAGTGTTTGGAGGATGACCTATTCCTTGAATTAGCATGCTCCATGGTCCTAGCCTTCTTCATGGCAAGTTGTAGCGTAGGTGGGTCAAATGCACTAACCTAgttgtgcaaaggatttgaaagcCCCGCTATAAATAACACTATCAACCTCCTCTTAGATATATTTGTCACCATCAGTGATAGCCTCTGGAACTCAGATATGCATGCCTCTAATGACCCATGCTACTTGAGTTGTGCAAGCTCCCTGAAATACATTTCTTGCTCCTTATGATCAAAGCACTCGATGAGTCTATTGGTGAACTCATCATAGGAGGTTATGTAGTGGTGCCCCAGTGTAATCAACCCATAGTACCGCCACTTATGCGCTACAACATCCAAATGCAAGGTGGCGAACCTGATCGCTTCCTCCTCTGACATAGGTTTCAGTGATAGGTAATTATCCAACTTCTGTACCTAGGCACGAGTTGTACATTTATCACCCGTCAAAATGTGGCAAGGTCAATTTGCCCACAACTTGTTGAAAATCCCAATTACCCTGTGGTGCCCTGTAATCTGTTCTGCCATGTGGTCCTCCTCGCTGTCTCTTCTGGCTCATGAACTGCTCTAGTGACAACATGTCTCTAATCTCATGAGGTAAGGTCATGTACTCTGTGTAATTTTGTCTAATCTCCTTTGTTAAGGAAGTGTGTGTCTCATGTGGGTTGGCCTGATATGCAGGTATGGCATCCCTTTGTGTAAAGGATGGTTGAAGACGTCTAGTATCTGACCTTGTAGTGGTAGTTTGCTCCCCTAAGCCACCATTTTGGCCACCATTTTGTCCTGAACCATTACTCTCACCTGAAGGGGTAGTGTGTGGCTGAGTGTTGTTTTGCTTTACCATATGTCCCAACAGTTGTGACAACATATCCATCATAGTTTAAAATTTTCTCTCTATCCTGGCATCGAAACTAGGAGACCTAgatttccctttctatttctctttCTATGCCATGATATCTACCAAGGTGTCACTCGCTATAAAATGTGATCTGTGAATTCCTCTCCCGGTATAAGTTAAATAATGTTGATCACTCATCCAACTATTGTATATTGTTCATAGGCTGGCAGGGATTATTTGTGCTCTAATACCACTGTGGTATACCACCCTAGATCTGAAATTTGGTATGGTAATTCTGATTTTTAAATGAATCTTTgcgtttttagttttttttttgtttttttttggggggttttgtagttttctaatttttttaatttttatgatatgAAAGCTATGCAGAAGAAATTAACAATAACTGAAAGAGATTTACAGAACTCTTCTCCACGCACGagactctctctctttgtctcttgaCAAAACCACATCGTCTATAGATTCTGGACAATCACCGTCTGCCTCAGCTTCTTCATACTCTTCTGCTTCTACTTGCGAGCCACCAAAATCCCCCTTCACCACAAGGACAACATCCATTTCTCAGTCAAAACTATTGATATATTCCTCAAGAGTTGagaaggaaacatacacaacatccTCCTCCTCTTCTGTTGAAACCTCCTCTTTTTTtctagccatcccaccaatgtacatggcAGATTGTTTCAGCCTTCATTTGCACAACCTGACTTCCTTCCAAGTCGAAATTGCTGAGAATTTCTTCACTGACGGAATTAGCCTCGTCTTCTTCCATCTCTGCTCAATAACTtcaccaaagctttgataccaattgttaatttaaaacaagcaaagaaaacatatataatcaacacaaaacacaacaAAAAGAAAATCACACACAACAAGGACACGAGACATGagatttatagtggttcaccataaaGGCTATGTCCACTCTCAAGCAGAGATAACTTGTATTAATCAATATCCAATCTACATCatacatgggctgcacacaacaatttatataatcatattcaggtATGAAACGAATAGCTGGGAGAAGGCAAAAGGTCATCTGActattgggcttcacattcccaacattCCCACCATTTCCCTCACCCTCAAAGAGAATACTTGCTCAAAGGTTTGAAAATGGTGCCAATGGCCAATATTCAATGCATTTTACTTCGTGTCAATTCTCAAAAGTGTATTTTGCATTGTTTTACTGGGATTAATGCAGTTTATGTATTTGTGTATGTGATGTCATTAATTGAGGTTTGTATATCAAGATTTAGCTTCAACGAAGAGCCTCTGGtctgttgtttttgattaaggtaaaaacaggttttgaaggggctccgaaacccttttacaaaagatccttacgagacaatagcattaagaaaccaaaAAGGAACATACAAAAGAAAAACCACATAGTAACAAGAAAAACCACATAGTAACtagaaaaatccaacaaaaaagccccaaaaaaccagcgACAACTAGCCAAACCAAACAAAACACAGAAAATgaactattttatgtttttcagggcattagccactgctaatcccatacagttctttgatattatccctaagattagggatttccttagcagaCGCCACAACAATTTTCTTCAAGCTCGCCCTAGTTCTCTTTGTCGCTCCACCAGGAGTAGATTCCCCGATCCCAGTCTCCATAGCATCTTCATCAATGTCGaggtccaccaccggtttgggagagttggagctttcaaggaccttagagatttcctctaggttctttgtaatAGCAGTCAAGATGTTCAGAATCAttcccaacaggtttttcattACCGCTTTACCTTCTTCCCAATAgtcaatctgagcttccatcttcttagctttttcctccatgtcccgcTTCCATTGCTTCTGGTTCCTAtcgtcttccttccttttctcatccatctgcTTACCATTTTTTTCTATATTCTTCAAAAATCCATAtgtccacctatcaaaacccaatctagccttagtaaggtttttgaggttatccaggaataacccttctccaacacCCTCCTTATCCTTACTCAGACTATCCTTAGTCGTTTCCTTCTcgggttccttattcttctccctctcagaatctatttttttttcctcattaaccttatcatcctTCTCCACCATAGGCTGGCTGTTGACATTGCCTAAGCTAACACTGTGAATTGGACTATCTTGGTCGAACATGTCCTCAGCTTCATCTTCCTCTGCtcccacatcctcatctttccaactttcctcacctCCAGACTCATCCGTTTCCATTTCACTGCCATCTTTTCCGGTATCCTCTATGTCATTCTTGTTCTCTTGGGTTTTCATCCCAGTagcactcttgctctttttgctctgAGTCAACTCTTCCTTGTT from Cryptomeria japonica chromosome 3, Sugi_1.0, whole genome shotgun sequence harbors:
- the LOC131029868 gene encoding uncharacterized mitochondrial protein AtMg00860-like: MVFSRSWGEHLRYLEELLNILERESLYAKDSKCGFEMTELLYLGHIINAEGVRVDPKRIWAIIDWPPPKNLTQLKGFFGLCGLYRCFVKGFSQQLAPLTDLTKKGEFRWSDKTQQCFDKSKQLISSCPILAIPDFTRPFELQCDALSEGIGAMLMHDKHPIAFKSRKLKGMEKSYNIYDKDMLAIMHALAKFKQYLVGSKFVVRRDHNSLKHFLNQGDHNDRQQKWVGKLQDYDFDIEYVKGKRNIVANAL